One part of the Eucalyptus grandis isolate ANBG69807.140 chromosome 10, ASM1654582v1, whole genome shotgun sequence genome encodes these proteins:
- the LOC104421593 gene encoding eukaryotic initiation factor 4A-3 codes for MAAAATASVVPANRSRRATMADDEKLVFETTPGVEPVTTFDKMDLKDDLLRGIYHYGFEKPSAIQQRAVMPIIQGRDVIAQAQSGTGKTSMIALTVCQIVDTANREVQALILSPTRELASQTEKVILAIGDYMNIQAHSCIGGKSLGEDIRKLEHGVHVVSGTPGRVCDMIKRRTLRTRAIKLLVLDESDEMLSRGFKDQIYDVYRYLPPELQVVLISATLPNEILEITGKFMTDPVRILVKRDELTLEGIKQFFVAVEREEWKFDTLCDLYDTLTITQAVIFCNTKRKVDWLTEKMRSNNFTVSSMHGDMPQKERDAIMGEFRSGATRVLITTDVWARGLDVQQVSLVINYDLPNNRELYIHRIGRSGRFGRKGVAINFVKSDDIKILRDIEQYYSTQIDEMPMNVADLI; via the exons ATGGCGGCGGCGGCCACTGCGAGCGTGGTTCCGGCGAACCGGTCGAGGAGGGCGACGATGGCGGACGACGAGAAGCTCGTCTTCGAGACGACCCCGGGCGTCGAGCCGGTCACGACCTTCGACAAGATGGACCTGAAGGACGACCTGCTGCGCGGGATCTACCACTACGGCTTCGAGAAGCCCTCCGCGATCCAGCAGCGGGCGGTCATGCCTATCATCCAGGGCCGCGACGTCATCGCCCAGGCCCAGTCCGGCACGGGCAAGACCTCCATGATCGCCCTCACCGTCTGCCAGATTGTCGATACCGCCAACCGAGA GGTCCAGGCATTGATCTTGTCACCGACTAGGGAATTGGCTTCCCAGACAGAGAAGGTGATTCTCGCTATTGGTGATTATATGAATATACAGGCACATTCTTGTATAGGAGGCAAGAGTTTGGGTGAAGATATCAGGAAACTAGAGCATGGGGTCCACGTGGTGTCTGGCACACCAGGCAGAGTCTGTGACATGATCAAGAGGAGAACTCTGCGCACTAGAGCTATTAAACTGCTGGTTCTT GATGAATCTGATGAGATGTTGAGCAGAGGATTCAAGGATCAAATTTATGATGTTTATAGATATCTTCCACCAGAGCTTCAG GTTGTCTTGATTTCTGCTACACTTCCAAATGAGATCTTGGAGATCACTGGCAAGTTCATGACAGATCCTGTGAGGATCCTTGTGAAGCGTGATGAATTGACTCTGGAG GGGATAAAGCAATTTTTCGTTGCAGTGGAAAGAGAGGAGTGGAAATTTGACACATTGTGTGATCTTTATGATACCCTGACCATAACCCAAGCTGTTATATTCTGCAACACCAAACGGAAG GTGGATTGGCTGACAGAAAAGATGCGAAGCAATAATTTCACCGTCTCATCCATGCATGGAGACATGCCTCAGAAGGAAAGAGATGCAATTATGGGAGAATTTCGGTCAGGCGCAACTCGAGTGCTGATCACCACTGATGTTTGGGCCCGTGGACTTGATGTTCAGCAG GTTTCACTGGTGATAAATTATGACCTTCCAAACAACAGAGAGCTTTACATTCACCGCATTGGTCGATCTGGACGATTTGGGCGCAAG GGTGTTGCTATAAACTTTGTCAAGAGTGATGATATCAAGATCTTGAGAGATATAGAGCAATACTACAGTACCCAGATTGACGAAATGCCCATGAACGTTGCTGATCTTATCTAA
- the LOC104421595 gene encoding uncharacterized protein LOC104421595 isoform X2, whose protein sequence is MMPPRFSIFGGGGGGGGDAKKPGGSPHRAPKSELASPSIKLRTDKEVYRPGDAVVATVEIVTPDAGGVVKNGSVCSLLIKRLGFEIRGIEKLDSQWFATQKPSPESRQRRGEYAFMDCSVPSIFSNQIVSCGTTKTYVIRAVLPSIIPPSYRGATIRYLYYIKTMLSGQWQILETGHSQRESAKDLPELEVRVPLQVWVDQKNSGLLLDEGQSEGIVPLSTIQLDIYWKEMDGESDWVRANDIYDGVEEGYDSSRDEISSVSSYNPSRENIHRTFGSSLSLQSSIARSSSRDISYAEGERMSLSSNMAIPRLSAAEILHDNDDGVASPNDRSKLGKSLSTDNHEGAFTPDAEEGFIRARSYNIRMDDRVLLRFSPKNSDSTYYFSDTIGGTLTFFPEEGARRCLEVSITLEMSETINRRFVHPSRKNSPTITKVQSDHHEVVADLVQTSFLFSIPMDGPMSFSTPRISVQWALRFEFYTTPKNVDWTRYEHPLLVEGREKSEWVLPIIVHAPPPGPSAAPTRSEKYFSLEPLWGS, encoded by the exons ATGATGCCGCCGAGGTTCTCGAtcttcggcggcggcggcggcggcggcggcgatgccAAGAAGCCCGGCGGCAGCCCGCACAGAGCCCCCAAGAGCGAGCTCGCCTCGCCCTCGATAAAGCTCCGCACCGACAAGGAAGTGTACAGGCCCGGCGATGCGGTGGTCGCGACGGTGGAGATCGTGACTCCCGACGCGGGCGGTGTGGTCAAGAACGGCTCGGTCTGTTCGCTCCTGATCAAGCGCCTCGGCTTCGAGATCAGGGGGATTGAGAAGTTGGACTCTCAATGGTTCGCCACGCAGAAGCCCTCGCCGGAGTCCAGGCAACGCAGAG GTGAATATGCTTTTATGGACTGCTCGGTGCCATCCATATTCTCAAATCAGATTGTTTCTTGCGGCACCACTAAAACCT ATGTGATTCGAGCTGTGCTGCCAAGCATCATACCGCCATCGTACAGAGGTGCTACAATTCGTTACTTGTACTATATAAAGACTATGTTATCAGGACAATGGCAGATTCTTGAAACTGGTCACTCTCAGAGGGAATCAGCGAAAGATCTCCCTGAATTG GAAGTTCGTGTGCCGCTACAAGTTTGGGTTGATCAGAAAAACAGTGGGTTGCTATTGGATGAAGGTCAAAGTGAAG GTATTGTTCCTTTGTCAACCATTCAACTGGATATTTACTGGAAAGAGATGGATGGCGAGTCAGACTGG GTTCGAGcaaatgacatatatgatggAGTGGAGGAAGGTTATGATAGTTCAAGAGATGAGATATCATCTGTCTCCTCATATAACCCCAGTAGAGAAAATATACATAGAACCTTTGGGAGTTCACTCTCCTTGCAGTCGTCTATAGCAAGATCTTCAAGCAGAGATATATCATATGCAGAAGGTGAACGGATGAGTCTATCATCCAATATGGCAATTCCTCGTCTGTCTGCAGCAGAAATCCtccatgacaatgatgatg GTGTTGCCTCTCCAAATGATCGGTCAAAGCTTGGAAAATCTCTTTCAACAGATAACCATGAGGGAGCATTTACCCCTGATGCAG AGGAAGGATTTATTCGAGCAAGATCCTACAATATCAGAATGGATGACCGTGTTCTGCTCAGATTTTCTCCAAAAAACTCAGACTCAACTTATTACTTCAGTGACACG ATTGGTGGAACTCTAACCTTTTTTCCTGAGGAAGGAGCCCGGAGATGCCTTGAG GTTTCCATAACATTGGAGATGTCAGAGACTATAAATAGGCGTTTTGTCCATCCTTCCAGGAAAAATTCACCTACCATCACCAAG GTTCAGAGTGATCACCACGAGGTTGTTGCAGATTTGGTGCAGACTAGCTTTCTCTTTTCCATCCCTATGGATGGGCCCATGTCCTTTTCCACTCCCCGCATCTCTGTGCAATGGGCTCTTCGATTTGAATTTTATACCACCCCAAAGAACGTGGACTGGACGAG GTATGAGCATCCTCTTTTGgtagagggaagagaaaaaagtgAGTGGGTTCTTCCGATCATAGTGCATGCACCTCCACCCGGACCCTCAGCTGCTCCTACCCGAAGCGAGAAATATTTCTCTTTGGAACCATTGTGGGGGTCATAG
- the LOC104421595 gene encoding uncharacterized protein LOC104421595 isoform X1: MMPPRFSIFGGGGGGGGDAKKPGGSPHRAPKSELASPSIKLRTDKEVYRPGDAVVATVEIVTPDAGGVVKNGSVCSLLIKRLGFEIRGIEKLDSQWFATQKPSPESRQRRGEYAFMDCSVPSIFSNQIVSCGTTKTYVIRAVLPSIIPPSYRGATIRYLYYIKTMLSGQWQILETGHSQRESAKDLPELEVRVPLQVWVDQKNSGLLLDEGQSEGIVPLSTIQLDIYWKEMDGESDWVRANDIYDGVEEGYDSSRDEISSVSSYNPSRENIHRTFGSSLSLQSSIARSSSRDISYAEGERMSLSSNMAIPRLSAAEILHDNDDAHTSGVASPNDRSKLGKSLSTDNHEGAFTPDAEEGFIRARSYNIRMDDRVLLRFSPKNSDSTYYFSDTIGGTLTFFPEEGARRCLEVSITLEMSETINRRFVHPSRKNSPTITKVQSDHHEVVADLVQTSFLFSIPMDGPMSFSTPRISVQWALRFEFYTTPKNVDWTRYEHPLLVEGREKSEWVLPIIVHAPPPGPSAAPTRSEKYFSLEPLWGS, from the exons ATGATGCCGCCGAGGTTCTCGAtcttcggcggcggcggcggcggcggcggcgatgccAAGAAGCCCGGCGGCAGCCCGCACAGAGCCCCCAAGAGCGAGCTCGCCTCGCCCTCGATAAAGCTCCGCACCGACAAGGAAGTGTACAGGCCCGGCGATGCGGTGGTCGCGACGGTGGAGATCGTGACTCCCGACGCGGGCGGTGTGGTCAAGAACGGCTCGGTCTGTTCGCTCCTGATCAAGCGCCTCGGCTTCGAGATCAGGGGGATTGAGAAGTTGGACTCTCAATGGTTCGCCACGCAGAAGCCCTCGCCGGAGTCCAGGCAACGCAGAG GTGAATATGCTTTTATGGACTGCTCGGTGCCATCCATATTCTCAAATCAGATTGTTTCTTGCGGCACCACTAAAACCT ATGTGATTCGAGCTGTGCTGCCAAGCATCATACCGCCATCGTACAGAGGTGCTACAATTCGTTACTTGTACTATATAAAGACTATGTTATCAGGACAATGGCAGATTCTTGAAACTGGTCACTCTCAGAGGGAATCAGCGAAAGATCTCCCTGAATTG GAAGTTCGTGTGCCGCTACAAGTTTGGGTTGATCAGAAAAACAGTGGGTTGCTATTGGATGAAGGTCAAAGTGAAG GTATTGTTCCTTTGTCAACCATTCAACTGGATATTTACTGGAAAGAGATGGATGGCGAGTCAGACTGG GTTCGAGcaaatgacatatatgatggAGTGGAGGAAGGTTATGATAGTTCAAGAGATGAGATATCATCTGTCTCCTCATATAACCCCAGTAGAGAAAATATACATAGAACCTTTGGGAGTTCACTCTCCTTGCAGTCGTCTATAGCAAGATCTTCAAGCAGAGATATATCATATGCAGAAGGTGAACGGATGAGTCTATCATCCAATATGGCAATTCCTCGTCTGTCTGCAGCAGAAATCCtccatgacaatgatgatg CCCATACTTCAGGTGTTGCCTCTCCAAATGATCGGTCAAAGCTTGGAAAATCTCTTTCAACAGATAACCATGAGGGAGCATTTACCCCTGATGCAG AGGAAGGATTTATTCGAGCAAGATCCTACAATATCAGAATGGATGACCGTGTTCTGCTCAGATTTTCTCCAAAAAACTCAGACTCAACTTATTACTTCAGTGACACG ATTGGTGGAACTCTAACCTTTTTTCCTGAGGAAGGAGCCCGGAGATGCCTTGAG GTTTCCATAACATTGGAGATGTCAGAGACTATAAATAGGCGTTTTGTCCATCCTTCCAGGAAAAATTCACCTACCATCACCAAG GTTCAGAGTGATCACCACGAGGTTGTTGCAGATTTGGTGCAGACTAGCTTTCTCTTTTCCATCCCTATGGATGGGCCCATGTCCTTTTCCACTCCCCGCATCTCTGTGCAATGGGCTCTTCGATTTGAATTTTATACCACCCCAAAGAACGTGGACTGGACGAG GTATGAGCATCCTCTTTTGgtagagggaagagaaaaaagtgAGTGGGTTCTTCCGATCATAGTGCATGCACCTCCACCCGGACCCTCAGCTGCTCCTACCCGAAGCGAGAAATATTTCTCTTTGGAACCATTGTGGGGGTCATAG
- the LOC104421596 gene encoding endoglucanase 5, with protein MKSFTGRVAVAAAILISLSMSGSSATAAGYGDAVEKSLMFFEAQRSGKLPTDQRVKWRGHSALHDGFSQGVDLVGGYYDAGDHVKFGLPMAFTITMLAWGVAEFRKEITGLNQMDHTLRAIRWGTDYILKAHPQPDVLWAQVGDGNSDHYCWERAEDMTTPRTAYKLDHENPGSDLAGETAAALAAASMAFQPYNSSYSNLLLAHAKQLFSFADRFRGQYDDSIQSAQQFYPSSSYSDELLWGATWLYRATGDQKYLQYAIDNAESMGGISWGVKEFSWDTKYAGVQVLLSKVLMDNPYSPHASILKQYQAKAEYFMCACMQKNNGYNVNRTPGGLMYMHEWNNMQYVSSASFLLAVYSGYLSPSKAKVTCPNGEVQPQDLLNFAKSQGDYILGKNPKSISYLVGYGQSYPTHVHHRGASIAPISVLQSPVKCVQGFDAWYHRPQGNPNVIYGALVGGPDKNDGFYDDRSNYEQTEPTLSACAPLIGLFSKLQSAYGAPGSYQDQRPVTPSTSPGSYSQKTPPAYTVPKSPVQFLHSITSSWSHGGAMYFRHQVIIKNTLQKPISDLKLQMENLSGPLWGLTPCQEKNIYQLPQSQVLKPGSQYTFVYVQGGPQAKISVVSYH; from the exons ATGAAGTCGTTCACGGGGCGTGTTGCGGTCGCGGCAGCGATATTGATCTCACTCAGCATGTCCGGCAGCTCAGCCACGGCTGCTGGCTACGGGGATGCGGTGGAGAAGAGCTTGATGTTCTTCGAAGCGCAGAGGTCGGGGAAGCTCCCTACCGACCAGCGGGTCAAGTGGCGCGGCCACTCCGCCCTCCATGACGGCTTCTCTCAAGGG GTGGACTTGGTCGGAGGCTACTACGACGCCGGCGACCACGTCAAGTTCGGGCTCCCCATGGCGTTCACCATCACGATGTTGGCATGGGGAGTGGCCGAGTTCAGGAAGGAGATCACCGGCCTGAACCAGATGGACCACACGCTGCGGGCCATCCGCTGGGGCACCGACTACATCCTCAAGGCTCACCCGCAACCCGACGTTCTCTGGGCTCAG GTGGGTGACGGCAATTCAGACCACTATTGCTGGGAGCGAGCTGAGGACATGACAACTCCTAGGACCGCTTACAAGCTCGACCATGAGAACCCCGGCTCGGACCTCGCTGGCGAGACTGCTGCCGCCTTGGCGGCGGCCTCCATGGCTTTCCAGCCTTACAACTCCTCCTACTCCAATCTCCTCTTAGCCCACGCGAAGCAA CTGTTCTCGTTCGCGGATAGATTCAGAGGCCAATACGACGACTCGATCCAGTCTGCTCAGCAGTTCTATCCATCCTCCAGCTATTCC GATGAGTTGCTGTGGGGGGCGACATGGCTGTACAGAGCAACAGGTGACCAAAAGTACTTGCAATATGCAATTGACAATGCAGAATCGATGGGAGGGATCAGCTGGGGAGTGAAAGAGTTCTCCTGGGACACCAAATATGCTGGCGTGCAAGTCCTCCTCTCCAAG GTACTGATGGACAACCCGTATAGTCCGCATGCTTCGATTCTAAAGCAATACCAGGCGAAAGCAGAGTACTTCATGTGTGCCTGCATGCAGAAGAACAACGGTTACAATGTCAACAGGACTCCAG GTGGGTTGATGTACATGCACGAGTGGAACAACATGCAGTACGTGTCTTCCGCATCGTTCCTTCTTGCTGTTTACTCTGGTTACTTGTCCCCGTCGAAGGCCAAGGTCACGTGCCCGAACGGGGAAGTTCAGCCTCAGGATCTTCTCAACTTTGCCAAGTCTCAG GGCGATTATATCCTTGGGAAGAATCCTAAGTCTATAAGCTATCTGGTGGGATACGGACAGAGTTATCCCACGCATGTTCATCACAGAGGCGCTTCCATCGCCCCTATCTCTGTCCTGCAGTCTCCAGTTAAATGCGTGCAAGGCTTTGATGCGTGGTACCACCGCCCTCAAGGGAACCCAAACGTGATATACGGTGCCCTCGTGGGCGGTCCGGACAAGAACGACGGGTTCTACGATGACAGATCGAATTACGAGCAAACCGAGCCCACTCTTTCAGCCTGCGCTCCGCTCATAGGCCTCTTCTCCAAGCTACAAAGCGCATACGGAGCGCCAG GTTCCTATCAAGATCAAAGACCAGTGACTCCTTCAACATCGCCTG GCAGCTACTCCCAGAAAACACCACCGGCCTACACAGTTCCGA AGTCCCCTGTTCAGTTCCTTCACTCGATAACGAGTTCGTGGAGTCATGGAGGGGCGATGTATTTCCGGCACCAGGTCATCATCAAGAACACATTGCAGAAGCCAATCTCGGATCTTAAGCTCCAGATGGAGAATCTCTCAGGGCCTTTGTGGGGACTCACACCCTGCCAAGAAAAGAACATCTATCAGCTCCCTCAGTCGCAGGTCCTGAAACCTGGGTCGCAGTACACGTTTGTGTATGTTCAGGGTGGTCCTCAAGCTAAAATTTCAGTTGTAAGCTACCATTAA